A part of Methanohalobium evestigatum Z-7303 genomic DNA contains:
- a CDS encoding SdrD B-like domain-containing protein produces the protein MKNYQRIICLAIVFLAMIFAVSGLTSAQNSECPDCSDVAQCNETPCVRNLIAGQHYDSGDVVVWNNESHLFVKYDTGDNWCLEETQVSVNTSLDDIPQTNNGIPIPGQFGYRNDSHGCIDNFTYEIPLNEISLNDCDTVYILTHANVSRLNPDENEDPDETAWGEGEDFGGNRWAYYFCYTIAPTASIGDYVWNDLDNNGTQNDGNTGIPGVPVELYDCDAGTIISTTTTNGTGYYSFTNLEPGNYSVNFTAPPGFEFTIQNAGNDNELDSDVNNVTGNTSCIMLDEGENNNTIDAGLYETVIPEDKAAIGDRVWEDLDGNGIQCCGEPGIDNVTVELYYCNGTPVATNNTNEEGFYQFTDLNPNEQYYVNFSLPSGYEFTAQNVGTDETIDSDANVTTGNTSCISLISGEYNDTVDAGMYQPASIGDYVWEDVNGDGVQNDGDTGIDNVTVNLYNCNGDLLETTKTNESGYYNFTGLAPGDYYINFIAPSGYEFTILGKGANYEDSDANPSGNTTCVTLTSGGINNDVDAGLYQPASIGDFVWNDQNVNGTQDNGEPGITGVLVKLYECDTGDEIANTTTNGTGYYNFTNLAPGEYYVNFIAPPEFEFTLQDQGVDDTLDSDANNTTGNTSCITLSSGENNVTIDAGLYEIELPNDKAAIGDRVWLDLDKDGIQDEGEPSIENVIVELYYCNGTFVNSTTTDSNGFYLFTDLNPNSYYLNFLLPEGYNFTSPNQGGDSSADSDANISLGNTSCVRLKSGEYNNTLDAGLIFELSPEIDIEKYTNGQDADNPSGPLVQIGTQVTWTYNVTNTGNVNLTDVNITDSKGVTLNCPKTTLNVSESMICTATGNAKLGQYSNYGNVTAMYDGSQVNDSDPSHYFGYDHWAGVPTANPMLLVGVLGIAMLLFIRREQNKK, from the coding sequence TTGAAAAATTATCAAAGAATAATATGTTTAGCAATAGTATTTCTGGCAATGATATTTGCTGTTTCAGGTTTGACGAGTGCACAAAATAGCGAATGTCCAGATTGTTCAGATGTAGCACAATGCAATGAAACACCATGTGTAAGGAATTTAATAGCAGGTCAACATTATGATTCAGGAGATGTGGTGGTATGGAACAATGAATCTCATCTTTTTGTCAAGTACGATACAGGAGATAACTGGTGTCTGGAAGAAACTCAGGTAAGTGTTAATACATCACTGGACGATATTCCTCAAACAAATAATGGAATACCTATACCGGGTCAGTTTGGTTACAGGAACGATTCACATGGATGTATTGATAATTTTACCTATGAAATACCATTAAATGAAATATCGTTGAATGATTGTGATACTGTCTATATATTAACCCATGCTAATGTAAGCAGATTAAATCCTGATGAAAATGAAGACCCTGATGAAACCGCTTGGGGGGAAGGTGAAGATTTTGGAGGTAATAGATGGGCATACTATTTCTGTTATACGATAGCTCCCACAGCTTCAATCGGTGATTATGTGTGGAACGATTTGGATAACAATGGGACTCAGAATGATGGAAATACCGGTATTCCAGGAGTACCGGTTGAATTGTATGACTGTGATGCGGGAACTATAATATCAACCACAACAACAAACGGAACAGGTTATTACAGTTTTACAAATCTGGAACCGGGGAATTATTCTGTCAATTTTACAGCACCTCCGGGATTTGAATTTACTATTCAGAATGCAGGTAATGATAATGAACTGGATAGTGATGTCAACAACGTAACTGGTAATACATCATGTATCATGTTGGATGAAGGTGAAAACAATAATACAATTGATGCAGGATTATATGAAACTGTAATTCCCGAAGATAAAGCGGCGATAGGAGACCGTGTATGGGAAGACCTTGATGGTAACGGTATACAGTGTTGTGGTGAACCTGGAATTGATAATGTGACTGTAGAACTCTATTACTGCAATGGCACACCTGTGGCTACTAATAATACAAATGAAGAGGGATTTTATCAATTTACAGATTTAAACCCTAATGAACAATATTATGTTAATTTTAGTTTGCCTTCGGGTTATGAATTCACAGCACAAAATGTAGGAACTGACGAAACCATTGATAGTGATGCCAATGTAACAACCGGTAATACATCATGCATATCCCTGATTTCTGGAGAATATAACGATACAGTAGATGCAGGAATGTATCAACCGGCCTCAATTGGTGATTACGTCTGGGAAGATGTAAATGGAGATGGTGTTCAGAATGATGGTGATACAGGTATTGACAATGTAACTGTTAATCTGTACAACTGCAATGGTGACCTTTTAGAAACTACAAAAACCAATGAATCGGGTTACTACAATTTCACAGGTCTGGCACCAGGAGACTATTACATCAACTTTATAGCTCCGTCAGGGTATGAGTTCACTATATTAGGAAAAGGAGCAAATTACGAAGATAGCGATGCCAATCCGTCAGGAAATACCACCTGTGTAACTTTAACTTCAGGCGGGATTAATAATGATGTAGATGCTGGATTATATCAACCAGCCTCAATTGGAGATTTCGTATGGAACGACCAGAATGTAAACGGAACACAGGATAACGGAGAACCAGGCATAACGGGTGTATTGGTAAAACTGTATGAGTGTGATACAGGAGACGAAATTGCAAATACGACTACTAACGGAACAGGTTATTACAATTTCACAAATCTGGCACCAGGAGAATATTATGTAAATTTCATAGCTCCACCTGAATTTGAGTTTACCTTGCAGGACCAGGGAGTAGATGATACATTAGATAGTGATGCCAATAATACTACTGGAAATACCTCTTGTATTACATTGTCATCAGGTGAAAATAATGTTACAATAGATGCAGGATTATATGAAATTGAATTACCGAATGATAAAGCAGCTATTGGAGACCGTGTATGGTTAGATTTGGACAAAGATGGTATCCAGGATGAAGGAGAACCCAGTATAGAAAATGTAATTGTTGAGCTTTACTACTGTAATGGAACCTTTGTTAATTCAACGACAACTGATTCGAATGGATTTTATCTGTTTACAGATTTGAATCCAAACTCATATTATCTCAACTTTTTGTTGCCAGAAGGTTACAATTTTACATCACCAAATCAGGGAGGAGACAGTTCTGCTGATAGTGATGCAAATATATCTCTGGGTAATACATCATGTGTAAGGTTGAAATCAGGTGAATATAATAATACATTAGATGCAGGTCTAATCTTTGAACTATCGCCAGAGATAGATATTGAGAAGTATACCAATGGACAGGATGCCGATAATCCAAGTGGACCTCTCGTACAGATAGGAACACAGGTAACTTGGACATATAATGTGACAAATACGGGTAATGTAAACCTAACAGATGTTAACATTACAGATAGTAAGGGAGTAACATTGAATTGTCCAAAAACCACTCTCAATGTGTCAGAATCCATGATCTGTACTGCTACAGGGAATGCTAAACTGGGACAGTACAGCAATTATGGTAATGTCACTGCCATGTATGATGGGAGTCAGGTAAATGACAGTGATCCGAGCCATTACTTTGGATATGACCACTGGGCAGGCGTTCCTACTGCCAACCCGATGTTACTTGTAGGTGTACTTGGAATTGCAATGCTGTTGTTTATAAGAAGAGAACAGAATAAAAAGTAA
- a CDS encoding shikimate kinase, which yields MTLKGKSYALGAGTIINAIATLKGSAFGVDLKTFVDVELSEDSGTIHGEIDGNPDADTTLIERSVELVLKHYGLEYSGTVSTKSEIPLASGLKSSSAAANATVLATLDAIGERMDSLDAVRTGVQAAVDAGVTVTGAFDDACASFFGGIVVTDNENLELVKRTECDKDVLIFAPDEKGFSSKTNISRSKLIADWIDIAYELALDRNYGRAMTLNGFLYCGALGFDTELMMRALEVGVEGVSLSGTGPAFTALVEKGKANELKKSWENCNITGNVIKTKINNSGAFWE from the coding sequence ATGACGCTTAAAGGAAAATCCTATGCACTCGGTGCAGGTACTATTATAAATGCTATTGCCACACTAAAAGGCTCTGCTTTTGGAGTGGATTTAAAGACTTTTGTAGATGTTGAGTTGTCAGAGGATAGTGGGACTATACATGGTGAAATTGATGGTAATCCCGATGCAGATACTACATTGATTGAACGGTCTGTAGAACTGGTTCTTAAACATTACGGACTTGAATACAGTGGGACTGTATCTACAAAGAGTGAAATACCGCTTGCCAGTGGATTGAAAAGCAGTAGTGCGGCTGCGAATGCAACAGTTCTTGCTACACTTGATGCAATCGGTGAAAGAATGGATTCTCTTGATGCAGTCAGAACAGGAGTTCAGGCTGCAGTGGATGCAGGAGTAACCGTCACAGGCGCATTTGATGATGCATGTGCATCGTTTTTTGGCGGCATTGTTGTAACAGACAATGAGAATTTAGAACTTGTTAAAAGAACCGAATGTGATAAAGATGTTCTTATATTTGCACCGGATGAGAAAGGTTTTAGTTCAAAGACCAATATATCCCGCTCAAAATTGATAGCTGACTGGATTGATATCGCCTATGAACTCGCGCTTGACAGAAATTACGGTCGGGCAATGACACTGAACGGATTTTTGTATTGCGGAGCTCTTGGTTTTGACACCGAACTTATGATGCGGGCTCTTGAGGTGGGTGTAGAAGGCGTTAGTCTGTCAGGCACGGGTCCTGCATTTACTGCTCTGGTTGAAAAAGGCAAAGCAAATGAACTCAAAAAATCATGGGAAAATTGTAACATAACTGGAAATGTGATAAAAACAAAAATCAATAATTCAGGTGCATTCTGGGAATAA
- a CDS encoding hydantoinase/oxoprolinase N-terminal domain-containing protein, whose product MQYSLGVDAGGTYTDSVIMRNTDGAVVSANKALTTYPDLLEGIKNSIDGLDQSYLEDINIVSVSTTLATNTILEKTGYPVGLILAGNYDVPANAGIDYYTVVQGGHDTKGLEVATLDEEKVEEFVNKVKDKVSAFAVSSYFSVRNPEHELRIKEIVNKLTDYPVVCGHELSQDLGAYERGITAYLNAQLIPIANRFIHSIISETDRRGIDARLLMLKCDGSVVGINEALEKPIESIFSGPAASLVGAAYLENLDSCAVIDLGGTSTDVSLMENGLPELTETGAVVGGWQTKVKALRMETSAMGGDSHVWVRNQKVNIGPRRVIPLCVAAEKYPGFIDKLKKARAPSKRQLTENIQPTKFYITTGEEPINLSDAEQRILERIEKSEPASLNEIFWESSASDMYLNILVQKRLVQAVGFTPTDALHVLGEYKDWNVNAANMGAAMLSKFTNNMGVDELCNHVKNEVTLNMSLNLMSYVLKGVDKEEIDKILRGDYLTHFKLDVPVVLIGAPSRVYQDKVTNIIDADVRLPSYAEVGNAVGALVGKGIKRIEIMLKSVYSKSKKRVVVFYPGGREEFPLYEDAFEYAKDLGHRMVMDYMTEAGLDKGNVKVDMHRNDITIHEGTGIPVETNLVFIGIGMPKAKKEIEH is encoded by the coding sequence ATGCAATATAGTCTTGGAGTTGATGCAGGGGGAACCTACACTGATTCAGTGATTATGAGAAATACAGACGGAGCAGTTGTAAGTGCAAACAAAGCACTGACAACCTATCCCGACCTTCTGGAAGGTATAAAAAATTCCATCGATGGACTTGACCAATCCTATCTGGAAGACATTAACATCGTTTCGGTTTCTACTACATTGGCTACCAACACCATACTTGAAAAGACCGGTTATCCTGTCGGTTTGATACTGGCAGGTAATTATGATGTGCCGGCAAATGCTGGTATAGATTATTATACAGTAGTACAGGGAGGACACGATACCAAGGGACTGGAAGTTGCAACACTGGATGAAGAAAAAGTTGAAGAGTTTGTAAATAAAGTTAAAGATAAAGTTTCAGCGTTTGCAGTATCATCCTATTTCAGTGTCAGAAATCCCGAACATGAATTACGGATAAAGGAAATTGTTAATAAACTGACTGATTATCCGGTTGTCTGCGGGCATGAACTGTCCCAAGACCTTGGAGCTTATGAGAGAGGAATTACAGCCTATTTAAACGCCCAGCTAATTCCGATAGCCAACCGTTTCATTCATTCCATAATTTCAGAAACCGATAGAAGAGGTATAGATGCAAGATTATTGATGCTTAAATGTGACGGTTCGGTGGTAGGAATTAATGAAGCACTTGAGAAACCTATTGAATCCATTTTCTCGGGTCCTGCAGCTAGTCTTGTAGGTGCAGCATACCTTGAAAACCTTGACAGCTGTGCAGTTATTGACCTTGGAGGTACAAGTACAGATGTTTCTCTAATGGAGAATGGTCTTCCCGAATTGACAGAAACCGGTGCAGTAGTAGGTGGCTGGCAGACCAAGGTAAAAGCTTTGCGTATGGAAACATCCGCTATGGGTGGAGACAGTCACGTATGGGTGCGAAACCAGAAGGTAAACATTGGACCAAGACGGGTCATTCCGTTGTGTGTGGCTGCAGAAAAATATCCAGGGTTTATAGATAAATTGAAAAAAGCAAGAGCTCCTTCAAAAAGACAATTAACCGAGAACATTCAGCCGACTAAATTCTATATAACCACAGGGGAAGAACCCATCAATTTGAGTGATGCTGAACAGAGAATCCTTGAGAGAATCGAGAAAAGCGAGCCAGCATCTCTTAATGAAATCTTTTGGGAGAGCTCCGCGTCTGATATGTATCTAAACATTTTGGTTCAGAAACGCTTGGTTCAGGCTGTTGGATTTACACCAACTGATGCACTTCATGTTCTGGGTGAATACAAAGACTGGAACGTCAATGCAGCGAATATGGGTGCGGCTATGTTGTCCAAATTTACAAACAACATGGGTGTTGATGAATTGTGCAACCATGTTAAAAATGAAGTCACACTGAATATGTCCCTGAACTTAATGTCTTATGTCCTTAAAGGTGTTGATAAAGAAGAAATAGATAAAATCCTTCGTGGAGATTATCTGACACATTTCAAACTCGATGTACCCGTTGTGCTTATAGGAGCTCCGTCGAGAGTATATCAAGATAAAGTTACTAACATAATCGATGCAGATGTACGTTTACCTTCATATGCAGAAGTAGGTAATGCTGTGGGTGCTCTTGTCGGTAAAGGAATCAAACGAATTGAAATCATGTTGAAGTCTGTATACAGTAAAAGTAAAAAGCGTGTAGTGGTATTCTATCCTGGAGGCAGGGAAGAGTTCCCACTTTATGAAGATGCATTTGAGTATGCGAAAGACCTTGGTCACAGAATGGTGATGGATTATATGACCGAAGCGGGTCTGGATAAAGGAAACGTTAAAGTAGATATGCATCGAAATGATATAACTATACATGAAGGGACAGGAATACCGGTAGAAACCAATTTGGTTTTTATAGGAATCGGGATGCCAAAAGCTAAAAAAGAAATTGAACACTGA
- a CDS encoding TMEM165/GDT1 family protein, with protein sequence MIQDILIPFFLVGLAEFGDKTQLSILVLSTKTGKYVHLIAGILLSFIIVDGLAIFFGNLVTNFLPVDYITILAGSIFIIFGALTLYHLNGYENEELPELKSPFLSGFTLILLSELGDKSLIAVTLFATKYEPFYVFAGTITALMILSVLTVYSGKVIMSRINSKIVQKFAGSLFFILGIWFYLSLFFN encoded by the coding sequence ATGATACAGGACATTTTAATACCATTTTTTCTTGTAGGTCTTGCGGAATTTGGAGATAAAACGCAGCTTTCTATATTGGTATTATCTACAAAAACAGGAAAATATGTTCATCTTATAGCAGGTATCCTTTTATCATTTATAATTGTAGATGGATTGGCGATATTTTTCGGAAACCTGGTTACCAATTTTTTGCCGGTTGATTATATTACTATATTAGCAGGAAGTATTTTCATAATTTTCGGAGCGCTGACATTATATCATCTAAATGGTTATGAAAATGAAGAGCTTCCCGAACTGAAATCTCCTTTCTTGTCTGGGTTTACTCTGATTTTGTTATCAGAACTTGGTGATAAGTCACTTATTGCAGTTACTCTGTTTGCTACAAAATATGAACCTTTTTATGTTTTTGCCGGAACGATTACAGCACTGATGATATTGTCAGTATTAACTGTATATTCTGGAAAAGTAATAATGTCCAGGATAAATAGTAAAATAGTTCAAAAATTTGCAGGGTCATTGTTTTTTATACTCGGAATATGGTTTTATCTAAGTTTGTTTTTCAACTAA
- a CDS encoding alkaline phosphatase family protein, whose product MDSDKQCSLVDIAPTISEILNINMVKPNGSVLTQITDYAQKNNTKKVVLIIVDSLGFALYQHLTKLMSTVKKIADSGMVLKCKSTADHTTPAIASIFTGYYPEEHHLYYTDDIYKERAKNESNPKIKTIMEWAHDNGLKSGIVIETHGAESLLNRIDGIFGVPDSDDIIEYDKYIAENTKKALESNPDIVAVHLRSIDRFAHRSKTWDDIKYSAQRIDEYIEMIYSNADSNTLFIICGDHPIHSSQKWLQKANKIDYENYHKRHVALIVGTK is encoded by the coding sequence ATGGATTCGGATAAACAATGTAGCCTTGTTGATATTGCCCCCACTATTTCTGAAATACTTAACATAAACATGGTCAAGCCCAACGGAAGTGTTCTAACACAGATTACAGATTATGCCCAAAAAAACAACACAAAAAAAGTAGTTTTGATAATTGTTGACAGTCTGGGATTTGCACTGTATCAGCATTTGACAAAATTAATGTCTACTGTTAAAAAAATTGCCGATTCCGGAATGGTTCTGAAATGCAAATCCACTGCAGACCATACAACCCCGGCTATTGCATCCATATTTACAGGTTATTATCCAGAAGAACATCATCTGTATTATACTGATGATATTTATAAAGAACGTGCTAAAAATGAATCGAATCCTAAAATTAAAACTATAATGGAATGGGCACATGATAACGGTCTTAAATCAGGAATTGTTATCGAAACTCATGGTGCTGAAAGTCTGTTAAACCGAATTGACGGGATATTCGGAGTACCGGATTCAGATGATATCATCGAATATGACAAATACATTGCTGAAAATACAAAAAAAGCGCTGGAATCAAATCCTGATATAGTGGCAGTACACCTAAGGTCTATTGATAGATTTGCTCACAGGTCTAAAACGTGGGATGATATAAAATATTCAGCCCAACGTATTGATGAATACATAGAAATGATTTATTCAAATGCTGATAGCAATACTCTGTTTATCATATGCGGTGACCACCCTATACATTCCAGCCAAAAATGGCTGCAGAAAGCCAACAAAATCGATTATGAAAATTATCATAAAAGACATGTTGCCCTTATTGTAGGCACTAAATAA
- a CDS encoding DUF1638 domain-containing protein, with translation MPVLSFIACRIFENEIVYLIKNDPAIDEVIVVESEDSKNLQSKLDYEACSYRVLPINELPQKAEQKDNKFTLIVDLLEFALDASPEKLKNGVYREIETMSEYVDGVLIFYGLCGNVLGQVESDFSDYPCYVGILKDEKGEIMDDCIAASLGSRETYLDAIMGCRGEGIYFLTPMQAKYWRDMLKIAGITPDPDNIEMTKYVFDYSGYKKVAKVDTGLDYDRDFEDKVSEFSRLFELDVVEMNADLGLIEKCYQNAKDHIGVTQSD, from the coding sequence ATGCCAGTACTAAGTTTTATAGCCTGCAGGATATTTGAAAATGAGATAGTTTATCTTATTAAAAACGACCCTGCAATTGATGAGGTAATAGTTGTTGAAAGTGAGGACAGCAAGAATTTGCAGAGTAAGCTGGATTATGAAGCTTGTTCTTATAGGGTTTTACCCATAAATGAACTCCCTCAAAAAGCGGAACAAAAGGATAACAAATTTACGCTTATAGTTGACCTGCTTGAGTTTGCCCTTGATGCATCTCCTGAAAAACTCAAAAACGGGGTATATAGGGAAATAGAAACCATGTCTGAATACGTTGATGGGGTTCTCATTTTTTACGGATTGTGCGGAAACGTGTTGGGACAGGTTGAAAGCGATTTTAGTGATTACCCATGTTATGTAGGGATTTTAAAGGATGAAAAAGGGGAAATAATGGATGATTGTATCGCCGCGTCCCTTGGTAGCAGAGAGACCTATCTGGATGCAATTATGGGTTGCAGGGGTGAAGGCATATATTTTCTAACTCCCATGCAGGCTAAATACTGGAGGGATATGTTAAAGATTGCAGGAATCACACCAGACCCTGACAACATAGAGATGACAAAATATGTTTTTGATTATTCAGGGTACAAGAAAGTAGCCAAAGTTGATACAGGACTTGATTACGACAGGGATTTTGAGGACAAGGTTAGTGAATTTTCCCGTTTGTTTGAACTTGATGTAGTAGAAATGAACGCAGACCTCGGTCTTATTGAAAAATGTTATCAGAATGCTAAAGACCATATAGGTGTAACTCAATCAGATTAA
- a CDS encoding DUF1638 domain-containing protein → MPVMSIIACRMFEDEIVHVIENDSSIDDVIIVKNENIDGLTGKLEDIGHNYTLSSFEDMVKYIADTDNNNKYYIVVNIFEFGLHVNPSDLKNEVYEKVDEMSFLDGILVFYGLCGNVLGNIEEDFKDKTCSVRILKENNGEVVDDCIGAVLGGRNEYFKALTSSRGVGTFFLTPMWASNWKEMIKDAGFTSDPYDHEMAKFAFDYAGYKRAGKIETGLNYEKDFQDRVDEFAEAFNFDIVSFHGDLRLIENCYEKTKSDIMKG, encoded by the coding sequence ATGCCAGTAATGAGTATTATCGCCTGCAGAATGTTTGAGGATGAAATCGTTCATGTGATAGAGAATGATTCATCCATAGATGATGTTATTATTGTAAAAAACGAAAATATTGATGGATTAACTGGTAAACTCGAGGATATAGGACATAACTATACACTATCATCTTTTGAGGATATGGTAAAATACATTGCAGATACTGATAACAATAACAAGTATTATATTGTTGTAAATATATTTGAATTCGGACTTCATGTTAATCCTTCAGACCTCAAAAATGAGGTGTATGAAAAAGTAGATGAGATGTCCTTTTTGGATGGAATCCTTGTGTTCTATGGGCTTTGTGGTAATGTGCTTGGCAATATAGAGGAGGATTTCAAAGATAAAACCTGTAGTGTACGTATATTAAAAGAAAATAATGGTGAAGTCGTAGATGACTGTATAGGTGCAGTTCTGGGGGGTAGGAACGAGTATTTTAAAGCCCTAACAAGTTCAAGGGGTGTAGGAACATTCTTCCTTACACCAATGTGGGCATCCAACTGGAAGGAGATGATTAAGGACGCAGGCTTTACCAGTGATCCATATGACCATGAGATGGCAAAATTTGCTTTCGATTATGCTGGTTATAAAAGAGCGGGTAAAATTGAAACAGGGTTAAATTATGAAAAGGATTTTCAAGACAGAGTTGATGAATTCGCAGAAGCGTTTAATTTTGATATTGTAAGTTTTCATGGTGACTTAAGGTTGATTGAAAACTGTTATGAAAAAACAAAATCTGATATTATGAAAGGATAA
- a CDS encoding calcium/sodium antiporter: MIENFIIFLVGLTLLVKGSDFFVESSSSIAEKFGVSKFVIGLTIVSVGTSLPELASSTTASLNQANGIVIGNILGSNIANICLIVGCAALISSIKTETQMLKRDGYIMLFAALLFFILSLDNTISRIDSLIFLLLYTAYIIFLIDEARMHLSMKDSYFKEFISYFVKFKYLQSLKEKVDNGFNNFTDKNTDNRLELKDNYTLVKDILILVISIGAVVIGARYFIEESIFFAQALNVPDTLVGISLVAVGTSLPELMVTISSAKKGYGHIALGNVIGSNITNIFLVFGVSGLLLPLDITQTDIFFITPFVIFVSLLLLLFIWTHWELKRLEGIILLIIYGIFMYVLFNFYNPVVGV; this comes from the coding sequence ATGATTGAGAATTTCATTATATTTTTAGTCGGGTTAACCTTACTGGTAAAAGGTTCTGATTTTTTTGTAGAATCAAGTTCATCAATAGCAGAAAAATTCGGAGTTTCAAAATTTGTCATCGGACTTACAATTGTATCAGTGGGGACTTCTCTACCAGAACTGGCATCTTCCACCACTGCTTCACTGAACCAGGCCAATGGCATAGTTATCGGGAATATATTGGGATCTAATATTGCAAATATATGCCTTATTGTTGGCTGTGCAGCACTTATATCAAGCATAAAAACCGAAACTCAGATGCTTAAAAGAGACGGCTACATAATGCTTTTTGCAGCCTTGCTTTTTTTCATACTATCTCTTGATAATACAATCTCAAGAATTGACTCTTTGATTTTCCTGCTTTTATACACAGCATATATCATTTTCCTGATTGATGAGGCACGTATGCATTTGTCAATGAAAGATTCATACTTTAAGGAATTTATAAGTTATTTTGTCAAATTCAAATACCTGCAAAGTCTAAAAGAAAAAGTAGATAACGGTTTTAACAATTTTACTGATAAAAACACAGACAATCGATTGGAATTAAAAGACAATTATACCTTGGTCAAAGATATCTTAATCTTGGTTATTAGTATAGGAGCTGTAGTTATTGGTGCCCGATACTTTATAGAAGAATCGATATTTTTTGCACAGGCACTCAATGTTCCTGATACACTGGTGGGAATCAGCCTTGTCGCGGTGGGTACCTCACTCCCAGAATTGATGGTGACCATCAGTTCTGCAAAAAAAGGTTATGGACATATAGCACTCGGCAATGTGATTGGATCAAACATAACAAATATATTTTTAGTATTTGGCGTCTCTGGTCTTTTACTGCCACTGGATATTACTCAAACTGACATTTTCTTTATAACTCCGTTCGTGATATTTGTCAGCCTGTTGCTTTTGTTATTTATATGGACTCACTGGGAATTAAAACGTCTGGAAGGCATTATACTGCTTATTATTTATGGAATATTTATGTATGTCCTTTTTAACTTCTACAATCCGGTAGTTGGTGTTTGA
- a CDS encoding TRAM domain-containing protein, giving the protein MFYRDDSAPVRSGEKYDVKIENIASKGDGIARINGFVIFVPDTSVGDEVTITVNKVLEKFAFGEVAQ; this is encoded by the coding sequence TTGTTTTATAGAGATGACTCAGCTCCAGTCCGGTCTGGAGAAAAATACGATGTAAAAATTGAAAATATTGCAAGTAAAGGCGATGGCATTGCCAGAATCAATGGCTTTGTAATTTTTGTACCTGACACTTCTGTTGGCGATGAAGTTACAATTACAGTTAACAAGGTACTGGAAAAATTCGCATTTGGTGAAGTAGCCCAGTAA
- a CDS encoding Hsp20/alpha crystallin family protein, protein MEKLTQSPYVYAYPDNNSEKLNIEIKLPGVKKENINLKLEEDKFSVNARNKNKEYVGTYSTSYLIDPDRAVTKYSNNKLYVTAPMWM, encoded by the coding sequence ATGGAAAAATTGACACAGTCACCCTATGTCTATGCATACCCTGACAACAATAGTGAAAAACTAAATATTGAAATAAAATTGCCAGGAGTAAAAAAGGAAAACATCAATCTGAAACTTGAAGAAGACAAGTTTTCAGTAAATGCAAGAAATAAAAACAAGGAATATGTGGGAACATATTCGACATCTTATTTAATAGACCCAGATAGGGCAGTTACTAAATATTCCAATAACAAACTCTACGTAACTGCTCCGATGTGGATGTAA